A section of the Acidobacteriota bacterium genome encodes:
- a CDS encoding lysophospholipid acyltransferase family protein, whose translation MGILPRPLARAKGISLGLLVYVLHGRLRRVGMQNLSLAFPEMSRKQRVRILRGEYISLGRQLAEVCLFPRYTRENVTQVVVYDGFENFERAFARGKGVLFLTGHLGGWELSAFAHSLQGHPLSVVMRSLDNPRVDHLIQSYRTMHGNRTVDKDDFVRGLLAAMKKGEVVGILMDTNMTPPQGVFVDFFGIPAYTASGLSRIALRTDAAVIPTFTIWDAKLGKYRLRFDPAVKLIRTDNNESDIVANTAQFTKIIESYVRRYPEQWLWVHRRWKTRPEGDKPLY comes from the coding sequence ATGGGGATTCTTCCCCGTCCGCTGGCCCGCGCGAAAGGTATCAGCCTCGGCTTGCTGGTCTACGTCCTGCATGGACGCCTGCGGCGCGTCGGGATGCAGAACTTGTCGCTGGCCTTTCCAGAAATGTCGCGAAAGCAGAGAGTTCGCATCCTGCGTGGGGAATACATCTCTTTGGGACGTCAACTCGCCGAGGTCTGCCTCTTCCCTCGCTATACGCGGGAGAATGTCACGCAGGTAGTTGTCTACGACGGCTTCGAGAATTTCGAGCGTGCCTTCGCGCGCGGCAAGGGCGTCCTGTTTCTGACCGGTCACCTGGGCGGCTGGGAGCTTTCCGCCTTCGCACACTCTTTGCAAGGGCATCCTCTGTCCGTCGTCATGCGCTCGCTGGACAATCCTCGCGTCGACCATCTGATTCAGAGTTATCGCACCATGCACGGCAATCGCACCGTCGATAAAGACGATTTCGTGCGCGGCCTGCTGGCAGCCATGAAGAAGGGCGAGGTCGTGGGTATCCTGATGGACACGAACATGACTCCGCCGCAGGGCGTGTTCGTGGACTTCTTCGGGATCCCGGCATATACGGCGAGCGGGTTGTCGCGTATCGCCCTACGCACGGATGCAGCCGTGATCCCCACGTTCACGATCTGGGATGCGAAGCTCGGGAAATATCGCCTGCGATTCGATCCGGCCGTGAAACTGATCCGCACGGACAACAACGAAAGCGACATCGTCGCCAACACAGCGCAGTTCACGAAAATTATTGAAAGCTATGTCCGGCGCTACCCTGAACAGTGGCTGTGGGTACACCGCCGATGGAAGACGCGGCCGGAGGGGGACAAGCCGCTGTACTAG
- a CDS encoding IgA Peptidase M64 encodes MRRTLAVVLSALAFSVVSFAAPRTMRVDYYHAGNSKQEWFSLDRTVLEPLEWPGNPTKAIDDSALGNYIFEVREKQTGKLVYSRGFSSVFTEWRDTDEALHANRTFSESLRFPSPSVPVEVSVKARTDGGFQEVWKTAVDPNDKFVDRSRPPSVGALIPLQRMGDPSTKVDLVVMGDGYTEAERGKFEKDARRFLETLFSTSPFREHQKDFNVWGLCPPAAESGIARPSSGIYRRSPLGATYDTFDSERYILTAENRTLRDAASFAPYEFIEILVNGKTYGGGGIFNQYATVAIDNGWAGYVGVHEFGHHFAALADEYYTSDVAYLSGAEKKEPWEPNVTALLDPANLKWRDLVEKGTPLPTPWPKEEFERYEADIQKQRRELRAAGKPEAEMEELFRKEREKEDAMFATQKNASSVGAFEGANYQAKGYYRPQMNCIMFTRHNAFCGVCRRAIERVIAMYAE; translated from the coding sequence ATGAGACGAACCCTCGCGGTTGTTTTGTCTGCTCTCGCATTTTCCGTCGTCAGCTTTGCCGCCCCCCGCACCATGCGCGTGGACTACTACCACGCGGGGAACTCCAAGCAGGAATGGTTCAGCCTGGATAGGACCGTTCTTGAACCGCTGGAGTGGCCCGGGAATCCTACCAAGGCAATCGACGACAGCGCTCTCGGCAACTACATTTTTGAGGTCCGCGAAAAGCAGACTGGGAAACTCGTTTACTCGCGCGGGTTCAGTTCGGTATTCACAGAGTGGCGCGATACCGACGAAGCCTTGCACGCGAACCGCACTTTTTCCGAATCACTGCGCTTTCCAAGCCCGTCGGTTCCCGTCGAAGTGTCCGTGAAAGCCCGCACGGACGGCGGCTTTCAAGAGGTCTGGAAAACAGCCGTGGATCCGAATGACAAGTTTGTCGACCGGTCGCGTCCGCCTTCCGTGGGCGCGTTGATTCCGTTGCAGAGGATGGGAGACCCGTCCACGAAAGTCGATCTGGTTGTAATGGGCGATGGCTACACGGAAGCTGAACGCGGTAAGTTCGAAAAAGATGCTCGCCGATTCCTGGAAACGCTCTTTTCGACGTCGCCATTTCGCGAGCACCAGAAAGATTTCAACGTGTGGGGACTGTGTCCCCCGGCGGCGGAAAGCGGAATTGCGCGGCCTTCAAGCGGGATCTATCGTCGATCGCCACTGGGCGCTACCTACGACACCTTCGACAGCGAGCGCTACATTCTGACCGCTGAGAACCGCACGTTACGTGACGCAGCTTCGTTTGCTCCCTACGAGTTCATCGAGATCCTCGTCAACGGAAAGACCTATGGCGGAGGAGGAATCTTCAATCAGTACGCAACCGTCGCGATCGACAACGGATGGGCCGGATATGTGGGAGTCCACGAATTCGGCCACCACTTTGCTGCTTTGGCGGACGAGTATTACACATCCGACGTGGCGTATCTTTCTGGGGCAGAGAAGAAAGAACCCTGGGAGCCGAACGTGACGGCCCTGCTGGATCCGGCAAACTTGAAGTGGAGAGATCTCGTCGAGAAGGGCACGCCGCTTCCCACTCCCTGGCCGAAGGAAGAATTCGAGCGTTACGAAGCCGATATACAGAAGCAGCGCAGGGAGCTGCGAGCTGCTGGAAAGCCGGAAGCGGAGATGGAAGAACTTTTTCGCAAGGAGCGCGAGAAGGAAGATGCCATGTTTGCGACGCAAAAAAATGCCAGTAGCGTAGGGGCTTTCGAAGGCGCGAACTATCAGGCGAAGGGATACTACCGTCCGCAGATGAATTGCATTATGTTCACGCGGCACAATGCGTTCTGTGGTGTATGCCGGCGGGCGATCGAGCGAGTGATTGCGATGTATGCGGAATAG
- a CDS encoding beta-propeller fold lactonase family protein — translation MKPHSVPVLLFILAILLALTTSCGTTTPLQSGFPPGQSFVYVANDGSQTISGFKRDITTGALTPVQGSPFAADVEPGLWSSSLAVDPKNLMLFALGHKAPGGQLSVYLINSDTGALAPAAGSPFNFPAACSTRSISVDPTGRFVYVGTQCAGILAWQIDRRGRTLVPVPGSPFGNLNAPYNATVDTAGKYLYAAEYTNGIETFAIDQSTGSLQLVNGPFYIPHDGPKSIIMHPSGNFAYVMGDANDLSLELWVCAVIPSDGAVSALERQSGGVPLLALAPDAKFLFTSIGTYGTLTGQPNLSGSYSAEPLRSLLPSAAAVTPDNRFVFATVNSPQQSAPGTLSVFRLDETTGALTPIPGSPYSVGAQPTAVAVTH, via the coding sequence ATGAAACCGCATTCCGTACCCGTACTGCTATTTATCCTCGCCATTCTTCTGGCATTGACTACCAGTTGCGGAACAACAACACCTCTGCAGAGCGGATTTCCACCAGGGCAGTCGTTCGTTTATGTCGCCAATGATGGCTCGCAGACGATTTCCGGCTTCAAACGAGATATCACTACCGGCGCCTTGACGCCAGTTCAAGGGTCGCCCTTCGCGGCCGATGTTGAGCCTGGACTCTGGTCTTCATCGCTCGCCGTTGATCCCAAAAATTTGATGCTTTTCGCCCTCGGTCACAAGGCACCGGGAGGCCAGCTTTCCGTTTATCTGATCAATTCTGATACGGGTGCGCTCGCACCCGCAGCGGGCTCGCCCTTCAACTTTCCCGCGGCCTGCAGCACGCGTTCAATCTCTGTCGATCCAACGGGACGCTTTGTTTATGTCGGAACCCAGTGCGCAGGCATCTTGGCGTGGCAGATCGACCGTCGTGGCAGAACTCTGGTTCCCGTGCCCGGTTCGCCCTTCGGCAACCTCAATGCGCCCTATAACGCCACCGTGGACACGGCGGGCAAATACCTCTACGCAGCCGAGTACACCAACGGGATCGAAACGTTCGCCATTGATCAGAGCACGGGCTCCCTGCAACTCGTCAACGGCCCCTTCTACATTCCGCATGACGGTCCCAAGTCGATCATAATGCATCCCAGCGGCAACTTCGCATACGTGATGGGAGATGCCAACGACCTCAGCCTGGAGCTGTGGGTTTGCGCGGTAATTCCCTCGGATGGAGCCGTCTCCGCTCTCGAACGACAGAGTGGCGGAGTTCCGCTTCTTGCGCTCGCGCCGGATGCCAAGTTCCTCTTCACTTCCATCGGCACCTATGGCACTCTCACGGGCCAACCCAACCTTAGCGGTTCCTATTCGGCGGAACCACTACGCTCGCTTCTGCCGAGCGCGGCGGCAGTGACACCAGACAATCGATTTGTTTTTGCGACCGTTAATTCCCCGCAACAGTCAGCGCCGGGAACCCTTTCTGTGTTCAGGCTGGATGAAACGACCGGCGCATTGACGCCAATTCCAGGGTCTCCCTACTCGGTCGGCGCACAGCCCACTGCAGTTGCGGTAACCCACTAA
- a CDS encoding lipid-binding SYLF domain-containing protein: MKRLLVLALSVCLLTTVLFAADEADTKANRRVESAATVLDEIQGAPDQGIPEEVLGSAECVAVIPTLLKGGFIFGGRYGKGVASCRTPKGWSAPAFFTIGGGSFGLQIGGEAVDLVMLVMNKDGMKNLLSSNFKLGADASAAAGPVGRHASANTDWKMRAQILTYSRARGAFAGLELSGAVVKQDKDSTRDFYGRMVPFKTSLEGNIEAPKDAYPFLNTLAKWAKAAEQK, from the coding sequence ATGAAAAGGCTTCTGGTTCTGGCATTATCCGTCTGTCTGTTGACTACCGTTCTCTTTGCTGCCGACGAGGCTGACACGAAAGCAAACAGGCGCGTGGAATCGGCCGCCACGGTCCTCGACGAGATTCAGGGAGCGCCCGACCAGGGCATCCCGGAAGAAGTGCTGGGATCAGCGGAATGCGTTGCCGTGATTCCAACGCTCCTCAAGGGCGGCTTCATATTCGGAGGCCGGTATGGCAAAGGCGTGGCTAGTTGCCGCACCCCCAAGGGCTGGAGCGCGCCCGCGTTCTTCACCATCGGGGGCGGCAGCTTCGGACTCCAAATCGGTGGCGAAGCCGTCGACCTGGTCATGCTGGTCATGAACAAGGACGGCATGAAGAATCTGCTCTCCAGCAATTTCAAGCTGGGCGCAGATGCCAGTGCGGCTGCTGGTCCTGTGGGACGCCATGCGTCTGCCAATACAGATTGGAAAATGCGCGCCCAGATTCTTACCTATTCCCGTGCCCGTGGCGCCTTCGCCGGACTGGAACTCAGCGGAGCGGTCGTAAAGCAGGACAAAGACAGCACGCGCGATTTCTACGGCCGCATGGTTCCATTCAAGACATCGCTGGAAGGCAACATTGAAGCGCCAAAAGACGCCTACCCGTTCTTAAACACGCTGGCGAAGTGGGCCAAGGCCGCGGAACAGAAGTAG
- the lpxD gene encoding UDP-3-O-(3-hydroxymyristoyl)glucosamine N-acyltransferase translates to MKRTLQYLAERLGGRVIGNGTVEVAAVTSLQSATQESLVFVDEAKHLDSALTSHAAAVIAGEFATSIPSTKPLLIHPHPRLAFARASKLLRNDEQRGGVHASAIVSASARLGRGVAIGARAVIEENVVVGDGAVIGAGCVIGDEVKIGTDCRIDPNVTVYPGTTIGDRVVIQAGAVLGSEGFGYVRDAATGHYEQFPQVGRLVIEDDVEIGANATIDRGALDETRIRRGTKIDNLVHVGHNVQIGHDVVIAAQTGLSGSAVVEDNVIIGGQVGIADHVRIEEGAILGAQSGVPSKKVIRGKGIVFWGTPARPLREYLKELAFLARAAKRKE, encoded by the coding sequence ATGAAACGCACTCTTCAATATCTTGCGGAGCGCCTTGGCGGCAGAGTAATTGGCAATGGGACGGTTGAAGTTGCTGCGGTAACGAGCCTCCAGTCCGCAACGCAGGAAAGCCTTGTCTTCGTCGACGAGGCCAAGCACCTTGATTCCGCACTCACCTCACACGCGGCCGCGGTCATCGCAGGAGAATTTGCCACGTCGATCCCTTCCACGAAGCCACTACTGATCCATCCCCATCCACGCCTCGCATTTGCGCGCGCGTCCAAACTCCTGCGTAATGATGAGCAACGTGGCGGAGTGCACGCTTCGGCGATCGTCTCTGCTTCGGCTCGTCTCGGCAGAGGAGTCGCGATCGGGGCACGTGCCGTTATTGAGGAGAACGTTGTCGTAGGCGATGGAGCCGTCATTGGCGCCGGATGCGTGATTGGCGACGAAGTGAAGATTGGTACTGATTGCCGGATTGACCCGAACGTGACCGTCTATCCGGGCACGACGATCGGTGACCGCGTCGTGATCCAGGCAGGCGCGGTGCTGGGCAGCGAGGGTTTCGGGTATGTTCGCGACGCTGCGACTGGGCACTACGAACAATTTCCGCAAGTCGGACGCCTCGTGATCGAGGACGACGTCGAGATCGGCGCCAATGCAACCATTGATCGCGGCGCACTCGACGAAACTCGCATTCGCCGCGGCACAAAGATCGACAACCTGGTGCATGTGGGCCACAACGTCCAGATCGGCCATGATGTCGTGATCGCAGCGCAGACTGGGCTATCCGGGAGCGCGGTGGTCGAAGACAATGTCATCATCGGCGGGCAGGTTGGGATTGCAGACCACGTGCGGATCGAAGAAGGCGCGATCCTCGGCGCGCAGAGCGGCGTTCCATCGAAGAAAGTGATTCGCGGCAAAGGCATCGTGTTCTGGGGAACTCCGGCGCGTCCGCTGCGAGAGTATCTAAAGGAACTGGCATTCTTGGCGCGAGCGGCGAAGCGAAAAGAATAA